Proteins co-encoded in one Capillibacterium thermochitinicola genomic window:
- a CDS encoding rhomboid family protein, whose amino-acid sequence MNQYVRNFRRFLYREYIPLTKGIIVLSLVLFLGHHLLSLFRINLFSLFRFQTLRWWWRPWTLLTYPLVNWGLGDLFALLWLWFIGGSLERTWGGQTYGLFLGLATGVTSLALAFVSWVFGRNIPVTGLWLPLTGLTWVWAKLYPDRELLFWGLIPIQAQWLAWIHAGLIFFNYLGYNLLFALAAVSSIAVAYLFTGHGPFARGFRYWAWTHNYPGKGWAEKLKNQWRRRRFKVIK is encoded by the coding sequence ATGAACCAGTACGTAAGGAATTTCCGGCGTTTTCTGTACCGTGAATATATTCCGCTGACCAAAGGGATTATTGTGTTGAGTCTCGTTCTTTTCCTCGGCCACCATCTGTTGTCTTTGTTCCGGATCAATCTCTTCTCTTTATTTCGTTTTCAAACATTGCGTTGGTGGTGGCGGCCTTGGACTCTGTTGACCTATCCTCTGGTCAACTGGGGCCTTGGCGATCTTTTTGCCCTCCTCTGGTTATGGTTTATCGGCGGCAGCCTGGAACGCACCTGGGGTGGACAAACCTACGGTCTTTTCCTGGGCTTGGCAACGGGGGTGACCAGTTTGGCTTTGGCCTTCGTCTCCTGGGTTTTTGGCCGGAATATTCCCGTTACCGGTCTGTGGCTGCCCCTGACCGGTCTGACTTGGGTATGGGCCAAACTGTACCCCGACCGGGAGCTCTTGTTTTGGGGGCTGATTCCAATCCAAGCCCAGTGGCTGGCCTGGATTCATGCCGGCTTGATCTTTTTTAACTATTTAGGTTATAATCTCCTCTTCGCGCTCGCCGCTGTTAGCAGTATTGCCGTCGCCTACCTCTTTACCGGCCACGGTCCCTTTGCCCGCGGCTTCCGCTACTGGGCGTGGACCCATAACTATCCCGGGAAGGGCTGGGCGGAAAAGCTGAAAAACCAATGGCGGCGGCGAAGGTTTAAAGTTATAAAATGA